The genomic region TGTGAAGGTGGACAAAGATTAAATGGCCATGTTGTGTCAATTAACTCAACAAATATGAGAGAATACATTATTGGTGATGGTGGATATCCACTATTGACATGGCTAATTACACATTTCAGTGGAGGCCTAATAGTTAGTCAGAGGGAATTCAATTTTAAGTTGTCATCAACACGTATTGTGATAGAGCGAACATATGGAAGGCTAAAAAAATTGTGGCAAATTCTAGAATCGAAAATGTGGCATCCAAATTTGGAAGTACTTCCAAAAAACATTCTTTGTTGTTGTATATTGCATAATATGACATAGAATGTTGTACAAGATGAAGATGATACATATGAGGATGTTTCTATTGAGAATGGAACAAATATGCCAATTAATGAATTAGCTTATCCAGTTGCAACACTGGCTCGAGAAGTATTAATGACTTTTGTAAATGGTGATATGAACAATCTAAACATGTAAAGTCATAATCAATCCaatgtttaatttttaataaaatattgcagtTAACGAGGTGCACTTGACATGGATTTGATTTGAAAAGAATGTGAGATTTTTGTTCACTATtggttttatttatttatagtCTACTCTTGTTTTTTATTTTAGAGTTCATCCAACCTGATATATCATATAAATCATTGAAAAAATATAACTAAAGTGAACATTTGCAGACTAAAATTTCCAACATTTTACTCAAAGAATCATTTTGTCTTCCTTGCTTGGAACAAGGTTGAATAAGTGGTCGTTCTATGCTTTTGCATTTTGCAGGGTTGGCTTGAACATCACACACTAAGCTGATGAAGCTGGCTGCAGCTATTCTAGCTCTAAAACAGACCTatcgtacaacgtgttagtgataggttagtcaatcgcaaccattaactgcaaaatcaacagtgtaaaacgcatgactaacacacgtgttagtcaatccatactgtctttttggagccagaatagatgcgtctgACGGAGCTTAAGTGGTTGGACCCATAGCAAGTACCTTACACGCTTTCCTTTGCAATTTTTGTTTCCTGTTGCATTAAATTTAAAACGGCTCCCTTTATCGTTGTTTCCGTAAATCGCctcttcaatttatcccacataggtAGTGGAGAAAAAGCCCCATAGAATGGTTCGAATGTCTACTATAGATTTACCTTTTAAGTACATGCTTAAAAGCAAATTTTTTATATTATCAAATATAAGATAAGCATGAGATTCCATAAGAGTGAAGTATGAAATTTTAAATTTATGTTTCATTGAAaagtttttttatttaaataaataattgtatttctagttaaaaataaatattttaatgtagcaataattttattttatttatattgtttattatattatatttatttaatatattaataactactattaaattataaaatatattataaatagaTAAAGTAGTTGTATAAATTTCAATAAatgtataaaaaaattattttatttaatgatttaacatttaattaatcattattatgtaaaatttaaatttaaattatttatatatttaacaaTTTAGTTAATCCAATATTTTCATGTTTAATATatgtaatttaaaattttaattttaattgatttGGATCAATATTTTATTCTACTAAAAAAACTCAACTTTGAATATGCTAGTAGTAGTTGTGTCTAGTGTTAATCTAATTTGGAGTCAAGATCAATTATAGCTATAATCTCAATAATGAAATATATTTGGTTACCTAGAGCATTAAATTTCATGGTATATGATTGTTCTTGTTACCTAGAACAGGAAAAGAAAACTTACATAGTCACCCACAACATGCATTTTCATTCACACTCCATAAATAACACAAGGCTTTTAATTTTGTTATATACATCTAAAgtgattttttttgtttcattgGGTTTTTTTTGTTGCTATTACACACCTTTGCTTATGGATCTAATACATCAttcttttttctccttttttttaatAATGGGAGTGATCCACATGACTATAATTTATCTATAAAAATTAActcttcaaaataaaataattttaaaaaataattaaattactcttcaattaattaaataattctaatataatttttaattgaaGATCTTTAATAGAATTTTGAGAATAAAGGACCTTTTATTTTAGTTGGTGGAGCTATTGACTATTAAAGTTGACCTTGGCTCTAAATTAGATTAGTACTAGGCATAACTATTACAACATGGTCCTTAGAATaaacatttattaaataaatattgatggGAAAATAATTCATTAgtgaaaagcctttgtaaaataaTTGGTTTTAGTTTTGATAGTTACAACCCTCAATGGGGTTGAATTTGAGTTTGCCCCTTATAATCAATATTTGTTAAATATTGATGTTTAAGTGATTTTGAAGTAGTTGAAAGTAAAACTATGAATTCTTATAAATATTTAATCTTGACTTTATAGAAGTGATTTTATATTCTAATGTTTGACATTCTTATAAAGATATATTTTAAATATCTATATTGATTACTAGTATATATTTTCTTATCCAATAatttttccaataaaatttataaatGATAGAATTAATATTTCAAactcatgtatgtatgtatgtatgtataatgtacacacatatatatgtatatattgacacacacacacacacacacacacacacacacacacacacaaatacatacatatatacatatacatatacatatacatatacatatacatatacatatacatatatatgcatatatataatatatgtatatatacatatatatgcatatatataatatatgtatgtatagatatacatacatatgtatgtatgtatatatacatgtatatgtgtgtcaatatatacatatatatatatacacacatatatatgtcaatatatacatatatgtgtgtgtgtacacattatacatacatacatacatacatacctttaaaatattaattctatcatttataaatttatatatgtatatatatatacatatatatatatatatacacacacatatgtatgtatatgtatatgtgtgtatgtatgtatatgtatatgtgtgtatgtatatatatatatatatatatatatatatatatatatatatatatatatatatatatacacatgtgtgtgtgtgttttctaATTTTTAGAATAATATTTAATCATAAATTTTATGTTTgcatttttattattaatatatgtcAAATGATTTACGATAATTGCATTGAAAAATAtcctattttaaaataacatatgtcatGTTATATACAACCAataaatattcaaaaaataaaataaaagttatttaaatatattgaattttaattattagatatattatttttaatttattgatagtaaaaatttataatatatttattattaaatcactcttttaatttattgatattaaattttttaatatatttaacacCTTACTTAAAATAAAAGGAGAGGTGGTAATATTACATAATTCGTATTTATAAGCTTAAAATAAAAGAGACTTAAAATTTTCAACAAAGACTTTCCATTTACCACGTGAGGTTTTATCTCCGTCAAGAGACCTTTATGACACAAGATAATTCGAGGTTTGGTCAGCATATTAAGAGGCACGTATTCCACTTATCTAAATCTCCTATGGATGTGggattaaaaacacaaaaaaacgtTGTGCAATGCGCTTCCACTACACACAACACAGCGAATTTGAAAGTTTCTGGGTGACATTACCTATTTCCTTTCCACCCAGTTTACCCTTCTGCTTGCATTCCCCATgtaatttcaatttttgtcatgTGAAAAATCCTTCTAAATGGACAAAACGAACTGCTACGGGATCGGGAAAGGCAGAACGGAATAGTGAAGGCTATCAGAAACGGCAACGGTATAACGGAAAGTGTTAATAAAACCGTTCTAACAGTTAATGCGAATGAGAACGgaaattgcaaaaagaaaaagaaaaaagtaccTTTGAAAAGTGTGTTGTGGGCCCGGCCACATGCCTTTTCTATGCTTCTGCATTTTGCATATGTTTATCAGAGCATTTGTCTGATCATATACCCCTTTCTATTAGGCTGAAGTTATTCTGGGTCCAAAACAGATTTTTCGTACTGTGATCGCAGCTGTTTAttacaaaatcgacggtgtaaaatgcgcgactaacacgcgtgttagtcaattcgtactaccgttttggaaccagaatagacgcgtcccttccactatgctttgatggatgtccatatccTCTTTCAAAGATACCAATTTAGCACAAGCCCCAACTATGTTGGCGGATAGAAACTGATTGGTCCAAGCGAGGAGAATTTGAAACTACAACTTTAACAGCATACCGTTGACGACATCACTATTTGACGAGAACGGCAAACATCTCCGGGCTAAAACCGTTGATGAAAAGGAACAACGAAGATTATTTAGATCGTCTTGCACTAGAGAACTCCTCATTGTTTATCTTTCAAGCTAACTCAAATGCTTCAAAAAGGGTACGCCTTCTACTTAATAATATGCTGGCGTAATAATATACTTTATTACTTAATAATAatgcatttaaatttttttaaaaattatctcaaaaatgtcaaaagataTCAAATTCAAATATTGTAATATACAAactcatgcatacatacatacatattcaaagaTCAAAATTTGAACAAACATAAAATATACAAAGACAAAGATGTCAAAATCTATGTATTCCCACTTatttccataaaaaaaaaaaagaacaaatatttattattaaattttaatatagactttttgaaataattattaattatatataatatagttGAAGTTTTCATCTCACATAAATCTATAATTTAATGAGTTGATTAAAGATACGCTTTtcttaatagtttttttttgtatGGAAGTCTAGACGTGCAGTCTTATATCTAAAAATATATATGTTAATGTTTTCTATATatctatataatattattttattttattttataattttaaaataaattaaaatctcaAATCTAAATGAAAAAGCAACTTCctactattattatttattaaatgtaaaaaaaaaattagcaaCTTTTTATTAAATGGAAAAGAAAAATCAACAAATATAGTAATCATCAGTTCACAAATGTACCCTAATTTTCATACCGAGGCCGACCTTCAAATTTGCATTCATACAAATAGATGCCAGTTCCAACAAAATCATGTTAAGACTCCGCTTATTCCATTGTTTGAACGCTTGCGAAAAAGAGAGGTGTTTGCAATCAAATGTTCCTTCCCATGTCAACAGATCTGTAGCCACTGATCCTAAAGTCCACCCCTTCTTGTTCTGCCGTAGCCATTTGAATTCGGACTGTATTCCTCACAAGGAATACCACAAACACCAAGCATGTTTTTTGAGCTGGTCGAGTTGAAAGCCTGAACATTGCCGAAGAATCTGATGCGGTGATCAAAGAAACCATAGTGGCTTTCTACCATTCGAAACAGCACAAAAAATCCCAATAATTCCAACCACAATGCACCCAATAATGAGTGCATTTCCGGCTGTGAATAACACGGCCGCACCCAACCCAGCACCTTTCTTCGCCCAAAATCTCCTCAATCCCCCCTTGCCCACAAACGCAGCCTGGCAAAATTTTGCCCTGAATAAGGGCAACCAATCGGAGTATGTTCACCCGTACCTTATCCAATCTAACCATGGCACCCTCACAGTCTCCTACGCGGCCCGGGTCGTCAACGCATCCCTCATATTCCAAGTCTTTTTGGCCAATATCATCATCTCCTGCGCTTCCTCGGGCTCTCACAAGATTACCCATTACGACGACCTCAGTGTTACTCTGAAGCTCCCTGGTCCTCTCATGGTTCCCCTGGTGCGAGGCAGCCCTTATATCACTTGCATTGTCAAGGGTGGGCACCTCAAATTTTCCACCATACATAGTGTCTTGAACGTCTATTCCTTCAATGGCTATACCAAGCACAAGATCCAGTTCGACAATGGCCAAACATGGCTTCTTTATAGCTCTGTCCCCctgcagctcaattctgatcttaGTGTCTCGGGAGGATTCCTAGGCGTCCTCAGATTGGCCTTGCTTTCTGACAAGTTTAACCAGGTTGCGGATGAAAAAGAGCGGGTCTTGGACCGTTTTAGTAGCTGCTATCCGATCTCTGCTCATGTCGACCTCACCGCCCCGTTCAGGCAGAGTTTTTAATCTTCGTTTTATTCAACATTTTGATGAGGAAATCTAGTTGATTTTAGATATATATTGCAAAATTCATCAAGTTTTTCTGTAAATTGTGGTTCAATTTGATAGATTCACTGAACTTTATCAGGATTGGTTTTTGATTTGGAATGCATCTGACAAGAATTATGTAAATAGTTTTTTCTAATTTTCGGATTATTTCTTGATAGTTTTATCAAGGACTAGATCTTCGAAATTTCCAAAACTATGTTATTTGCATTACAATGTTGATTAGTGAATCACAAGCTTCTGAGAATCAAGGACTAGATCTTCGAAATTTCCAAAACTATGTTATTTGCATTACAATGTTGTTTAGTGAATCACAAGCTTCTGAGAATGGAATTTCCATTGATTACCGTATTATTTGCCTTTTTTATTTCTTGCATATATTTTCCATTGTTTCTTTAGAACTCCTCATCACTGTATAAGTTTCTGGGAGACAGAGCCATCGAATTAGTAAAGAATAAAAAGATGCAGGAGCATTCCTTATAGAAATTTCAAGTATGATAATGGCAGGTCCTGTACACCAAATAGCTCTGTAGAACCCTTCAAAGTGCATGTGTCTAGATTGAAGATTGTTTTTACCATAGCCAGGGAAACTTCTTAAGtgaaaaaaaataaggaaaatccTTACAGCTGGCAAACTATTCTTTCATTTTGGGTAAGAGATTTCGGTTTATCTTATGTAGATCTTGAGGTCAATTCTTTCCCTATCAATTTATCCAGCTGTAAGCTTGTTCGGGTCCAGTCTGCAGTACAGGGGTTTTATAGAGGGAGCTGACCTTGTCTTAAGCAGTGAGGACCCTACCCAAGTGTGAGTTCCAAGTCGCTGGGCTGTCAAAAAGAAAACATCTAACTTTGTATTTTTTAGCATCCAAAAGATAAAACAGAGAATTTGCAACATAGAGATTTCAGTTCTCAGATTGTTTTAATCAAATTCTGACAGGTTTAATTTAATGATATTAGATTTCTATAATCTGATTATATTGATTGATCGTAGTAATCATTTTTTATATCTGAATTCGCTAACGTTTTGTTGAGTTTTGCCCTTTGAAGAACAAAATTATCCTGCTGGTCCAGAATCTCCAGATAAAGTCTGAGTCTTCAAACTGTTGTTCTTAAGTTGTAAAGTTTAAACACAAATTCAGCAAGCTTTGTTTAATTGTTGTCGTTTAAAAGGGTGTACACTAGTTTATGATTGTATGATTGCAAATGTCTTGCCTAAGTTTCCACTGTCCTGTAGAAATAAGACATTCATAGAAAATGTGCTCCCTAAACAATTAGCCCATAATGTACATGTTACCTGCTTTATGAAACGCAATGATTAGCCTATTATTTCACACTTCTAACAGGTCTGCTATTCCTTCATTGTTCATCTTCAGGATTAGCTATAAGTGGAAGACGAGAGGGTGGGGAGATTTGCTTATGCTTTCCCACTCAGTACACAGGCGAATAATGACGGCCCCAGGGCATGATAAAGTTATCTCAGAGTTCGGCTATAGAAGCATGGACGGGGACCTGGTGGGTATCGTTGGGGATTCGTGGGTTTTAGAGGAGACACCCATACCCATAACCTGGTATTCAATCAAGGGCTTCCAGAGCCACAAAGAAATGCAGAGAGTAGTCTCTGCTCTGGAGCAGGATGTTGCAGATTTGAATCCGATCAATACCACAGCTACTTATTTCTATGGGAAGCAGATCGCCAGAGTTGCTAGGTTGGCTCTGATAGCGGAGGAAACACACAGTCATAGCCTGATCCCTCGTGTAAGAGAGTTTTTGGAGCAGTCCATAACACCCTGGCTGGATGGGACTTTTAAAGGGAATGGATTTGTGTATGATAACAAGTGGGGTGGTCTGATCAGCAGAAACGGTGCCAATGATTCGACAGCTGATTTTGGGTTTGGAGTGTATAATGATCATCACTACCATTTTGGGTACTTTTGCTATGCAATTGCAGTGCTTGCCAAGCTTGATCAGAATTGGGCTTGGAGGTTCAAGCCCCAGGTGTATTCCATTGTGAAGGATTTCATGACTGTTAATCCTGCAGAAGAGCTGTTGTACCCTCGTCTGAGGAGTTTCGATCTGTGGAAGTTGCATTCTTGGGCCAGCGGGCTCACAGAGTTCCCAAATGGGAGAAACCAGGAGAGCACCAGTGAGGCCCTGAATGCATACTATTCTGCTGCACTTTTAGGTTTGGTTTACGGAGACACAGATTTGATTGGGATTGGATCTACCTTGGCTGCATTGGAGATGAGGTCTGCCAAGGCCTGGTGGCACGTTCCATTGAATACCACTGTTTACGAATCTGAATTTGTGCAAGAGAACCGCGTGATTGGAATCTTGTGGGCAAATAGGAGGGTCAGTGAGCTGTGGTTTGCTCCTGCTGAATGGAGAGAATGCAGAATGGGTATTCAGGTGCTTCCCATTCTGCCCATTACTGAACTTTTGTTCTCCGATGTGGGGTATGTTAAAGAATTGGTCGAATGGACTGTTCCTGCATTGAACAGGAAGGCTGTTGGGGACGGATGGAAGGGATTTCTATATGCATTAGAGAGTTTGTATGACAAAGACAGTGCTCTGCAGAAGGTAAAGACTCTGAAGGGGTATGATGATGGCAATTCACTGGCAAATTTGTTATGGTGGATATATACAAGAGGAGGTTCTGATAGATTCTAGCTGTTCATTTTACTGTTAAACGTAGAAATTCTATTTTTTGCACAAGCTCCCTTTTATCAGGCATTGGTTTTTCTGGTGTAACCGAATTTCATTTATGCCTAAAATGCGACTTAGCTGAATAAATTATGCCTTCAAGAATTTATGCCTTAATTGATTTATGTTTTGGCATGTCTTCAGCTTTCTTACGTAGAAAAGATTACTTTAAACCGATTAATACTGTGTAATGCCCATCTTCTATAAACTCCACAGAAATTTATAACCAGACGTTCATATTACCTGGTGTAGGTGAATTATAATGCTTTCGGTAGAAAGCTGAGTTTTTTTATTGttagatatttatgtatatatgcaattaattttatttatatgatCAATCATCataataaatttattgtatttctatagttttattatttatatatattttaataataaaaataaaattatttatttcttttcttttcgacTTATATTGCTAGTCATTGTACAAtaaatttgtttttctattttttaacaAATTATTTATTTCTTGATCTTTAGTTCTATCATGAAAAACAGAAAATCTAGAAAAATCTAAGAGCATTTGAGAAATCTTATCCAAGAAGACACAATGTATTCAATGCCCATTAATTAGAAATAGATGGCAAGACTACAAGAATCTTTAATGTAGAAGGCTAGGAGAGTATGGGTGCCTTGAATAGTTGTATGGATCCCTATCTCTCTATTAATAGATTTGACAACTTTTTTCGCTTTTGTATTCTTTTTTTTGTTGGCTTCTAAAAtcgtatgtcttcactttcaataAATAACTCATATGCATAATTGGAGATTGTTTGTGATTggtctgaatcaatttgtgctatTAGGTTGCTTTTGAAATTGTGTTTTGGAATGTTTCTTCTAATATATGTTTTTTGGGTTTTGAAATTTCTATTATTTACCATAAGTCAATAATTTCTTGTGCCAATGGGCTCAATAATCTCTAAAAGCTTTGGTTTTTAGGAACTTGGAAGTCCATTTACAAAATATATGATTTCATATTCTCTTCACATAATCTAAATATTGATAGATATATCTCATGTAAGTCTTAAATCTTGTTTTGTCTTCATTCCAATTTGAACATCTCATTTCATTTATCTTTTTCTTCGTATTCTCACATCGCGGCAGTGCTTTGGGAAAATCATGATGAACTCGATTGATTTGATTATGCAAGAAGGCAATCTATTACTTTTTGCTCTAATTTTTGTCTAAATTGCAAGCATTTTCCCCTTGTAACCCCCATTCTTTATTTGtatatttatttgattgtttttctttctttataAAGATTTATGACAATGTATTTGTGGGCAACTTCAAATCAATTGCAAATTACACTTTAGCAAGCTAATTGTTCTTAATAACAATCCATATACATTTGCTCTTTTTCTTTTGATGATATGATCTAATATCACTTACAAATGTTCATGGATAATCGAAATAAGAACCAATTTCAAAGTTAAAACTTAAATTTACTCATAATAGTTTTTTTATTGCAAGCATTGGTTTCACACAACATTAAGTTTCATGTATTCTAGAAAATAAGATTATGTGCTCTAATTGTATATTTCTAACTATCTAATTGATTCCCAAAAGATATACCTCTAATTTTTGTAGATAACCATCACATTAGCTTCGTATTTCAATTTTGACAAATGCCCAACTTGTCTAATACTTAGACTATAGCTCATTTAAGATACCtatcttttgtttgtttttctctATTTATGGATTTCTAGCTAATCTATGTCTTGATTTTTTTTGGATAGAAGCATTTTTTTGGTGGCTAGGTCCCTAGAGTTTGACTTGGCTCTATGCAAAAATGAGAAGAGTTAATACTTTCTCAAGATATTATATAGGTTACTTATCATATTAATTGTTGACAACATTGTCAAGTGGTTTTCGTTATTACTAGGTTAAATCCTTGTGGAATTATGCTAATTCCATTAAATTTTGGTGCATACCTCTCCATGTTTGAGTTTTAATTTTTGAGTTATTTAGTAGAGATGTTGTTCGATAACATTATTTCATGAAATGAAATTGCTAGAATATataatacaaaattcaaaatttttgtttttgaTGTTATTCCAAACATATTAAAAAGGAGCTTTCATATTCAGTCATAGCTACCAAATTTTTATCTTTGTCAATCTTGTCTCCTTGAAACTATGCAAAAATGTTTGAAGATAAAGATATATGTTCTAAGTTATAATGTTTTCCTTTCAATTCACTTAATCAATTACCTTTTTAAATTGTATTCAATTTTTCATAACTAGGGGATTACATTGCTTGGCTCTCATTACTTAATTGCATTGGCCTCtttaattaatagaaaataaaAAGCTATGAACATTATGTGCCTTTCTCTGATTATTTGAAGCTTCCCTCATTGGTAAAAGGCATGATtgattatttaaattgaaaaagaaattgtATGTCTAGAATGTtgtatcaacctgcaagaggagaaaacaattcaaacacacacatgaaacattgcattagaggttagaaatccaaacaaaacaaagttaaatgaatctaaactctttaaaatcgttccatgctcctctatctctaaagatcctcaagattcaaggtggccctcacttggaaaagcacttgatctcttggatgacaacctagagaacgagatttagaggattttaggatcaaaatggatgcaactatgatcctaatgaatgattttgatatgaaactagatgatgatatggtgcaagatattgatatgaaactaaactaacatgaaaatgatgttaaaatgatattaagctagcatggaaATGAAGCTAACATGGTATTACTAACATGATATGCAAGACGTGATAAATCTAAGCTATGATGCtactaaatgatctaaaatgctattatcaaagagaggctaacaatgcttgatgaaatgagactcttttttttgaagaaggaatgggctctatttgaaaaatagggcaatggatggttaagattgaataatctcaacaagggctacgattgaaagtt from Cryptomeria japonica chromosome 3, Sugi_1.0, whole genome shotgun sequence harbors:
- the LOC131056726 gene encoding glucan endo-1,3-beta-D-glucosidase 1; its protein translation is MHPIMSAFPAVNNTAAPNPAPFFAQNLLNPPLPTNAAWQNFALNKGNQSEYVHPYLIQSNHGTLTVSYAARVVNASLIFQVFLANIIISCASSGSHKITHYDDLSVTLKLPGPLMVPLVRGSPYITCIVKGGHLKFSTIHSVLNVYSFNGYTKHKIQFDNGQTWLLYSSVPLQLNSDLSVSGGFLGVLRLALLSDKFNQVADEKERVLDRFSSCYPISAHVDLTAPFRISYKWKTRGWGDLLMLSHSVHRRIMTAPGHDKVISEFGYRSMDGDLVGIVGDSWVLEETPIPITWYSIKGFQSHKEMQRVVSALEQDVADLNPINTTATYFYGKQIARVARLALIAEETHSHSLIPRVREFLEQSITPWLDGTFKGNGFVYDNKWGGLISRNGANDSTADFGFGVYNDHHYHFGYFCYAIAVLAKLDQNWAWRFKPQVYSIVKDFMTVNPAEELLYPRLRSFDLWKLHSWASGLTEFPNGRNQESTSEALNAYYSAALLGLVYGDTDLIGIGSTLAALEMRSAKAWWHVPLNTTVYESEFVQENRVIGILWANRRVSELWFAPAEWRECRMGIQVLPILPITELLFSDVGYVKELVEWTVPALNRKAVGDGWKGFLYALESLYDKDSALQKVKTLKGYDDGNSLANLLWWIYTRGGSDRF